A DNA window from Mycolicibacter hiberniae contains the following coding sequences:
- a CDS encoding acyltransferase family protein — MIALSPSRPAVTPVAGSAAAPVSTPGPAATMGTRKAGFYRHDLDGLRGVAIALVAVFHVWFGRVSGGVDVFLALSGFFFGGKLLRVALKPGSSLSPIPDLIRLVRRLLPALVVVLAACAVLTILIQPQTRWETFADQSLASLGYYQNWELARSAADYLQAGEAVSPLQHIWSMSVQGQFYLSFLLLVFGFAYLLRRMLGSHLRAAFVVLITALTVASFWYAIVAHQANQTLAYYNSFARAWELLIGVLAGALVPYIRWPMWLRTVVATVALAAILSCGALIEGVREFPGPWALVPVGATVAFILAGANRAAQPSTAAKLAWPNRWLASAPLVTLGSMAYSLYLWHWPLLIFWLSYSGNREAGLLDGAVILALSAVLAYLTTRFVEDPLRYRNPVGADPAPVVRPRWRRPAAGWWRRPTMVLGSTVVLLGVTLTATSFSWREHVTVQRASGTELVKLSKDDYPGARALLKHKRVPKLRMRPTILEAKKDLPRSTRDGCISTFTNPDLINCTYGDPEATRTVALAGGSHAEHWLPALDILGQRHHFKVVTYLKMGCPLSTEKVPLIMGNNAPYPQCYDWVRKTMDKLIADRPDFVFTTATRPWNIKPGDVMPATYIGIWKQLSDNDIPILGVRDTPWLVRDGDPFKPADCLASGGDAESCGIKRSEVLVERNPTLDFVGKFPLLKPLDLSDAVCDKEVCRAVEGNVLVYHDSHHLSATYMRTMTGELGRQMGAATGWW, encoded by the coding sequence ATGATTGCCCTGTCTCCCTCCCGACCGGCGGTAACTCCTGTCGCGGGATCTGCCGCGGCGCCGGTTTCAACCCCTGGGCCGGCCGCCACGATGGGCACCCGCAAAGCGGGCTTCTACCGTCACGACCTCGACGGTCTGCGGGGCGTCGCCATCGCCTTGGTCGCGGTGTTCCACGTCTGGTTCGGCCGGGTCTCCGGCGGGGTCGACGTCTTCCTGGCGCTCTCGGGCTTCTTCTTCGGCGGAAAGCTGCTGCGGGTCGCCCTCAAACCCGGTTCGTCGCTGTCGCCGATCCCCGACCTGATCCGGCTGGTCCGCCGGCTGCTGCCCGCGCTGGTGGTGGTGCTGGCCGCCTGCGCCGTGCTGACCATCCTCATCCAGCCGCAGACCCGCTGGGAGACCTTCGCCGATCAGAGCCTGGCCAGCCTGGGGTACTACCAGAACTGGGAACTGGCGCGCAGCGCCGCGGACTACCTGCAGGCCGGCGAGGCCGTGAGCCCGCTGCAGCACATCTGGTCCATGTCGGTGCAGGGCCAGTTCTACCTCAGCTTCCTGCTGCTGGTCTTCGGCTTCGCCTACCTGCTCAGGCGGATGCTGGGCAGCCATCTGCGGGCCGCGTTCGTCGTGTTGATCACCGCGCTGACGGTGGCCTCGTTCTGGTATGCGATCGTCGCGCACCAGGCCAACCAGACCCTGGCCTACTACAACAGTTTCGCCCGCGCCTGGGAACTGCTGATCGGCGTGCTGGCCGGGGCCCTGGTCCCCTACATTCGCTGGCCGATGTGGCTGCGCACCGTGGTCGCCACCGTCGCGCTGGCCGCCATCTTGAGCTGCGGGGCGCTGATCGAGGGAGTTCGGGAGTTCCCCGGCCCGTGGGCACTGGTACCGGTGGGTGCCACCGTGGCGTTCATCCTGGCCGGCGCCAACCGGGCCGCCCAGCCGAGCACCGCCGCCAAACTGGCATGGCCCAACCGGTGGCTGGCCTCGGCGCCGCTGGTGACGCTGGGGTCGATGGCCTACTCGCTGTACCTGTGGCACTGGCCGCTGCTGATCTTCTGGCTGTCCTACAGCGGGAACCGCGAAGCCGGCCTGCTCGACGGCGCGGTGATCCTGGCGCTGTCGGCGGTGCTGGCCTACCTGACCACCCGGTTCGTCGAGGACCCGCTGCGCTATCGCAACCCGGTCGGCGCCGACCCGGCACCGGTGGTGCGGCCCCGCTGGCGCAGGCCTGCGGCCGGCTGGTGGCGCCGGCCCACCATGGTGCTGGGCTCGACGGTGGTGCTGCTGGGAGTCACGTTGACGGCGACATCGTTCTCCTGGCGTGAGCACGTCACCGTACAGCGGGCCAGCGGCACCGAACTGGTCAAGCTCAGCAAGGACGACTACCCCGGCGCCCGCGCGCTGCTCAAGCACAAGCGGGTGCCCAAACTGCGGATGCGGCCCACCATCCTGGAGGCCAAGAAGGACCTGCCGCGGTCCACCCGGGACGGCTGTATCAGCACCTTCACAAATCCGGACCTGATCAACTGCACCTACGGGGATCCCGAGGCGACTCGCACCGTCGCGCTCGCCGGCGGATCGCACGCCGAACACTGGCTGCCGGCCCTGGACATCCTCGGCCAGCGGCACCACTTCAAGGTGGTCACCTACCTCAAGATGGGCTGTCCGCTGTCCACCGAGAAGGTTCCGCTGATCATGGGCAACAACGCGCCCTACCCGCAGTGCTACGACTGGGTGCGCAAGACCATGGACAAGCTGATCGCCGACCGGCCGGACTTCGTGTTCACCACCGCCACCCGGCCCTGGAACATCAAGCCGGGCGATGTCATGCCCGCCACCTACATCGGGATCTGGAAGCAGCTGTCGGACAACGATATTCCGATCCTCGGCGTGCGCGACACGCCGTGGTTGGTCCGGGACGGGGACCCGTTCAAACCGGCGGACTGCCTGGCCTCCGGCGGAGACGCGGAGTCCTGCGGGATCAAACGCTCGGAGGTCCTCGTCGAGCGCAACCCCACCCTGGACTTCGTCGGCAAGTTCCCGCTGCTCAAGCCGCTGGACCTGTCCGACGCCGTCTGCGACAAGGAAGTCTGCCGCGCCGTCGAGGGCAATGTGCTGGTCTACCACGACTCGCACCACCTGTCGGCCACCTACATGCGCACCATGACCGGAGAGCTCGGTCGTCAGATGGGCGCGGCCACCGGCTGGTGGTGA
- a CDS encoding TetR/AcrR family transcriptional regulator C-terminal domain-containing protein: MQLHKPDVVAAATTILDDYGIADLSMRRLARELNVSPSALYWHFANKQQLLGAVADRVLAPACADPGPGSWQWRIETVGQRLRDALLSHTDGAELVSASMAAGQSQAATAILALLADTATAAGVPPEQAGQVGRTVVYYVLGFTADEQSRLQWDAAGAADITRDADPSTAFGFGLGLLIDGLAMRAGLAVS; the protein is encoded by the coding sequence GTGCAGCTGCACAAACCTGACGTGGTCGCCGCGGCGACCACCATCCTGGACGACTACGGCATCGCCGACCTGTCGATGCGCCGGCTGGCGCGCGAGCTCAATGTCAGCCCCAGCGCGCTGTACTGGCATTTCGCCAACAAGCAGCAACTACTCGGGGCGGTCGCCGATCGGGTGCTGGCGCCGGCCTGCGCAGACCCCGGGCCGGGCAGCTGGCAGTGGCGGATCGAGACCGTGGGCCAACGCCTGCGCGACGCATTGCTGTCGCACACCGACGGCGCCGAACTGGTGTCGGCCAGCATGGCGGCCGGCCAGTCGCAGGCGGCCACGGCAATCCTGGCGCTGCTCGCGGACACGGCGACGGCGGCGGGCGTGCCGCCCGAGCAGGCCGGGCAGGTCGGCCGGACCGTCGTCTACTACGTCTTGGGGTTCACCGCCGACGAGCAGTCCCGCCTGCAGTGGGATGCCGCCGGGGCCGCCGACATCACCCGCGACGCCGACCCGAGCACCGCGTTCGGCTTCGGGCTGGGCTTGCTGATCGACGGCCTGGCGATGCGCGCCGGGCTGGCCGTGAGCTAG
- a CDS encoding 8-amino-7-oxononanoate synthase: protein MTRTDLSPLAWLAEVAKRRRKDGLRRSLRVRPVVATELDLASNDYLGLATHPAVIAGGIEALQTWGGGAGGSRLVTGNTELHQRFEQQLADFVGAPAGLVFSSGYTANLGAVVSLSGPGALVVSDAYCHASLVDACRLSRSRVVVTEHRDVDAVAAALASRAEDRAVVLTESVFSTDGALAPLRQLHEVCRRHGALLIVDEAHALGVRGTGGRGLVHESGLAAAPDIVITTTLSKALGSQGGAVLGPVEVRDHLIDTARSFIFDTGLAPAALGSASAALDVLIAEPSRATDVLRHAAVLAEICGVGPQPESAVVSVVLGDPEVAVAAAAACLDAGVRVGCFRPPTVPAGTSRLRLTARASLTDADLELARRVLQEVLRDHPAVASL from the coding sequence GTGACCCGCACCGATCTGTCACCACTGGCCTGGCTGGCCGAGGTGGCGAAGCGGCGCCGGAAGGACGGCCTGCGGCGTTCCCTGCGGGTGCGGCCCGTCGTCGCGACCGAGCTGGACCTGGCGTCCAACGACTACCTGGGCCTGGCCACGCACCCCGCCGTCATCGCCGGCGGCATCGAGGCCCTGCAGACCTGGGGTGGCGGCGCCGGCGGATCCCGGCTGGTGACCGGCAACACCGAACTTCATCAGCGCTTCGAACAGCAGTTGGCCGACTTCGTGGGCGCGCCCGCCGGGCTGGTCTTCTCGTCGGGCTACACCGCCAACCTGGGCGCGGTGGTCAGCCTGTCCGGCCCGGGCGCACTGGTGGTGTCCGACGCCTACTGCCACGCCTCGCTGGTCGACGCGTGCCGGCTGTCCCGGTCCCGGGTCGTGGTCACCGAGCACCGCGACGTCGACGCTGTGGCCGCCGCGCTGGCCTCGCGCGCCGAAGACCGCGCCGTGGTCCTGACCGAGTCGGTGTTCAGCACCGACGGAGCGCTGGCCCCGCTGCGGCAGCTGCACGAGGTATGCCGCCGTCACGGTGCGCTGCTGATCGTCGACGAGGCGCACGCGCTGGGGGTGCGCGGCACGGGCGGCCGCGGGCTGGTGCACGAATCCGGGCTGGCCGCCGCACCCGACATCGTGATCACCACGACCTTGTCCAAGGCGCTGGGCAGCCAGGGCGGGGCGGTGCTGGGGCCGGTGGAGGTGCGCGACCACCTGATCGACACGGCCCGCTCGTTCATCTTCGACACCGGTCTGGCCCCGGCGGCACTCGGTTCGGCCTCGGCTGCCCTGGACGTGCTGATCGCCGAGCCGTCGCGCGCCACCGACGTGCTGCGGCACGCCGCCGTGCTGGCCGAGATCTGCGGGGTGGGCCCGCAGCCGGAATCCGCCGTGGTCTCGGTCGTTCTGGGCGACCCGGAGGTGGCGGTGGCGGCAGCGGCCGCGTGCCTGGATGCCGGCGTGCGGGTGGGCTGCTTCCGGCCGCCGACCGTGCCGGCCGGCACGTCGCGGCTGCGGTTGACCGCGCGGGCGTCGCTGACCGATGCCGATCTGGAGCTGGCCCGACGGGTGCTGCAGGAGGTCCTGCGCGATCACCCCGCCGTGGCGTCGTTATGA
- the ripD gene encoding NlpC/P60 family peptidoglycan-binding protein RipD: MKRVCATAIALAAALAPALGAAPAYADPLSQTTQNQLIERVIQRALSQRGVPFVYGGGDINGPTNSARARAATTRSALTDLTGRALPTGPLTTGSTTAGLPGTTLAPSDDFADTTTVGFDASGLIQYAFAGAGIKMPRTSGEQCSVGQKVPPAQARPGDLLCYGPGGSQSVALYLGNNQMIEGTSPAVTVSPARTTNMVPYLTRVLG, encoded by the coding sequence ATGAAACGCGTCTGCGCTACCGCGATCGCACTGGCGGCGGCCCTGGCCCCGGCGCTGGGTGCGGCGCCGGCCTACGCCGACCCGCTTTCGCAGACCACCCAGAACCAGCTCATCGAGCGGGTGATCCAGCGGGCCCTGTCGCAGCGCGGAGTGCCCTTCGTCTACGGCGGCGGCGACATCAACGGGCCCACCAACAGCGCCCGCGCCCGGGCCGCCACCACCCGCAGCGCGCTGACCGACCTCACCGGCCGCGCCCTGCCCACCGGTCCACTCACGACCGGCAGCACCACCGCGGGCCTGCCGGGCACCACGCTGGCGCCCAGCGACGACTTCGCAGACACCACCACCGTCGGCTTCGACGCCTCGGGCCTGATCCAGTACGCGTTCGCCGGCGCCGGCATCAAGATGCCCCGCACCTCCGGCGAGCAGTGCAGTGTCGGCCAGAAGGTGCCGCCCGCGCAGGCCCGCCCCGGCGACCTGCTGTGCTACGGCCCGGGTGGCTCGCAGAGCGTCGCGCTGTACCTGGGCAACAACCAGATGATCGAGGGCACCAGCCCCGCCGTGACGGTCTCCCCGGCCCGCACCACCAACATGGTCCCGTACCTGACCCGGGTGCTCGGCTGA
- a CDS encoding 2'-5' RNA ligase family protein: MVHSIELVFDADSENAVRRTWSELAAAGLPGQAPAARPHVTLVVAERIDPRVDAALVAAAPRLPVDARLGATLIFGRSHAVLARLVVPTAELLALHELVYRLSAPHLEPGPLAHVAPGQWTPHVTLARRVGPAQLGAAQRIAGRPEVAGRFVGLRRWDGKSRTETPIP, encoded by the coding sequence ATGGTCCACTCGATCGAGCTGGTCTTCGACGCCGACAGCGAGAACGCGGTGCGGCGGACCTGGAGCGAGCTGGCCGCGGCCGGCCTGCCCGGCCAGGCCCCGGCGGCTCGACCGCACGTCACCCTGGTGGTCGCCGAGCGCATCGATCCGCGCGTCGACGCCGCCCTGGTCGCGGCGGCCCCACGCCTGCCCGTGGACGCCCGACTGGGCGCGACGCTGATCTTCGGCCGCTCGCACGCCGTGCTGGCCCGCCTGGTGGTGCCGACGGCCGAACTGCTGGCTCTGCACGAGCTCGTCTACCGGTTGTCGGCACCGCATCTGGAACCCGGCCCACTGGCTCACGTGGCACCCGGCCAATGGACCCCGCACGTCACGCTGGCCCGCCGGGTCGGCCCGGCCCAACTGGGCGCGGCGCAGCGCATCGCCGGCCGCCCCGAGGTCGCCGGCCGGTTTGTCGGGTTGCGGCGCTGGGACGGCAAGTCCCGCACCGAAACGCCGATCCCGTGA
- the bioD gene encoding dethiobiotin synthase has product MTVLVITGTGTGVGKTIATAALACAARQAGLDVAVCKPVQTGTADGDDDLAEVGRLSGATELFAGARYPAPLAPAAAAEQAGSALPSRTALVTMIRAADRPNRLTLVEGAGGLLVELAADGVTLRDVAVDLGAAVLVVVGAELGTLNHTALTLESLGNQGLSCAGLVIGSWPERPDLAAAGNRGALARHAPVRAVLPAGSAALDAAQFAAMSRAAFDPDWVRSLAG; this is encoded by the coding sequence ATGACCGTCCTGGTCATCACCGGCACGGGCACCGGGGTGGGCAAGACGATCGCCACCGCGGCACTGGCCTGCGCCGCCCGCCAAGCGGGCCTGGATGTGGCGGTCTGCAAGCCGGTCCAAACCGGCACCGCCGACGGCGACGACGACCTTGCCGAGGTCGGCCGGCTGTCGGGGGCGACCGAACTGTTCGCCGGCGCCCGTTACCCGGCGCCGCTGGCCCCGGCGGCCGCGGCCGAGCAGGCCGGGTCGGCACTGCCGAGCCGCACGGCCCTGGTGACGATGATCCGCGCCGCCGACCGCCCGAACCGGCTGACCCTGGTGGAGGGCGCTGGCGGCCTGCTGGTCGAGCTGGCTGCCGACGGGGTCACCCTGCGCGACGTGGCTGTCGATCTCGGCGCGGCCGTGCTGGTGGTGGTCGGCGCTGAACTGGGCACCCTCAACCACACCGCGCTGACCCTGGAATCGCTTGGCAACCAAGGGCTGTCGTGTGCCGGATTGGTGATCGGCAGCTGGCCCGAGCGGCCCGATCTGGCGGCCGCCGGCAACCGCGGCGCGCTGGCCCGCCACGCGCCGGTACGCGCGGTGCTGCCGGCCGGATCCGCGGCACTGGATGCCGCGCAGTTCGCCGCCATGAGCAGAGCCGCGTTCGATCCCGACTGGGTGCGCAGCCTGGCGGGCTGA
- a CDS encoding adenosylmethionine--8-amino-7-oxononanoate transaminase, producing the protein MSALTPDQISAIDAAHLWHPYSTIGAETLRPAVVLGARGAYLTLAGDDAGHDVLDAMSSWWAAIHGHGHPALDAAATAQLATMSHVMFGGLTHEPAARLAKLLVEITPAGLDTVFFSDSGSVSVEVAVKMALQYWRARGRPAKHRLMTWRGGYHGDTFTPMSICDPDGGMHSLWRDVLADQVFAPQVPRHYDPAYSAAFEAQLEQHRDEVAAVVVEPVVQGAGGMRFHDPRYLTDLRDACTRQGVLLIFDEIATGFGRAGELFAADHAGVSPDIMCVGKALTGGYLSLAATLCSAEVAHTISSGEAGALMHGPTFMANPLACAVSVASTELLLSQDWRAAVAGIGAGLTDALDPARELPGVADVRVCGAIGVIECRQPVDLAVATPVALEHGVWLRPFRNLVYAMPPYVCTPDEIARIGGAMVAVAHALA; encoded by the coding sequence ATGTCCGCGTTGACTCCCGACCAGATCAGCGCCATCGACGCCGCCCATCTCTGGCACCCGTACAGCACTATCGGCGCCGAGACCCTGCGGCCGGCGGTGGTGCTGGGCGCCCGCGGCGCGTATCTGACGCTGGCCGGCGACGACGCGGGACACGACGTGCTCGACGCGATGAGTTCCTGGTGGGCGGCGATCCACGGCCACGGCCACCCTGCCCTGGATGCCGCGGCCACCGCACAGCTGGCCACCATGAGCCACGTGATGTTCGGCGGCCTCACCCATGAGCCCGCCGCCCGACTGGCCAAGCTGCTGGTCGAGATCACCCCGGCCGGGCTGGACACCGTGTTCTTCTCCGATTCCGGGTCGGTGTCGGTGGAAGTCGCAGTCAAGATGGCGTTGCAGTACTGGCGCGCTCGCGGCCGCCCGGCCAAACACCGGCTGATGACCTGGCGCGGTGGTTACCACGGGGACACCTTCACCCCGATGAGCATTTGCGACCCCGACGGCGGCATGCACTCGCTGTGGCGCGACGTCCTGGCGGACCAGGTGTTCGCCCCACAGGTGCCGCGCCACTACGACCCGGCCTACAGCGCCGCCTTCGAGGCCCAACTGGAACAGCACCGCGACGAGGTGGCTGCGGTGGTCGTCGAGCCGGTGGTGCAGGGCGCCGGCGGAATGCGGTTCCACGATCCGCGCTACCTGACCGATCTGCGGGACGCCTGCACCCGCCAGGGCGTGCTGCTGATTTTCGACGAGATCGCCACCGGTTTCGGCCGCGCCGGCGAACTGTTCGCCGCCGACCATGCCGGGGTCAGCCCCGACATCATGTGTGTGGGTAAGGCGCTGACCGGCGGCTACCTCAGCCTGGCCGCAACGCTGTGCAGCGCGGAGGTCGCCCACACCATCAGCAGTGGCGAGGCCGGCGCCCTGATGCACGGCCCGACGTTCATGGCCAACCCGCTGGCCTGCGCAGTCTCGGTCGCCAGCACCGAACTGTTGTTGAGCCAGGACTGGCGAGCGGCGGTCGCCGGGATCGGGGCCGGGCTGACCGACGCCCTGGACCCCGCACGGGAGCTGCCCGGCGTCGCCGACGTGCGGGTCTGTGGCGCCATCGGGGTCATCGAATGCCGGCAACCGGTGGACCTGGCCGTCGCCACGCCGGTCGCACTGGAGCATGGGGTGTGGCTGCGGCCCTTCCGCAACCTGGTCTACGCGATGCCGCCGTATGTGTGTACGCCCGACGAGATCGCCCGCATCGGCGGCGCGATGGTGGCCGTGGCGCATGCCTTAGCCTGA
- the glgX gene encoding glycogen debranching protein GlgX, with the protein MSPAEPGPEPTVSAPAVWPGSSYPLGAVYDGAGTNFAVFSEVAERVELCLVDARDHTETRICLDEVDGYVWHAYLPGIGPGQHYGFRVHGPFNPSAGQRCDPGKLLLDPYGKAFHGGFDFGPELFSYDLSDPDGDRPAPGLDSLGHTMTSVVINPFFDWANDRAPRTPYHQTIIYEAHVKGMTQTHPGIPPEMRGTYAGLAHPVVVDHLKSLNVTAIEVMPVHQFLHDQRLLELGLRNYWGYNTFGFFAPHNEYAANRRPGGAVAEFKAMVRSFHEAGIEVILDVVYNHTAEGNHLGPTLNFRGIDNAAYYRLDEADLRHYTDYTGTGNSLNARHPHTLQLIMDSLRYWVTEMHVDGFRFDLASTLARELHDVDRLSAFFDLVQQDPVVSQVKLIAEPWDVGEGGYQVGNFPGLWTEWNGKYRDTVRDYWRGEPETLGEFASRLTGSSDLYEATGRRPGASINFVTCHDGFTLADLVSYNEKHNEANGEDNRDGESHNRSWNCGAEGPTDDPAILALRAHQARNIMATLLISQGTPMIAHGDEMGRSQRGNNNVYCQDSELSWMDWTLLERNADQVAFTRTMTALRTAHPVFRRRRFFEGRPIRGGDEVRDIAWLTPAGHEMTQQDWGSEFGRCVMVFLNGEALPEPDARGARIVDDSFLLCFNAAEEPVEFVTPNADYAQVWAAVIDTAHPAGSTELVVDAGTALTVPGRSLTVLCKSR; encoded by the coding sequence ATGTCGCCGGCTGAGCCGGGCCCCGAGCCCACTGTGTCCGCGCCGGCGGTCTGGCCCGGAAGCAGCTACCCCCTCGGCGCGGTGTACGACGGCGCCGGCACCAACTTCGCGGTGTTCTCCGAAGTAGCCGAACGGGTGGAACTGTGCCTGGTCGACGCCCGCGACCACACCGAGACCCGGATCTGCCTCGACGAGGTGGACGGCTATGTCTGGCACGCCTACCTACCCGGAATCGGTCCCGGCCAGCACTACGGTTTCCGGGTGCACGGACCGTTCAACCCGTCCGCCGGTCAGCGCTGCGATCCGGGCAAGCTGCTGCTGGACCCGTACGGGAAGGCCTTTCACGGCGGGTTCGACTTCGGTCCCGAACTGTTCTCCTACGACCTGTCCGACCCCGACGGCGATCGCCCTGCGCCCGGACTGGACTCGCTGGGCCACACCATGACGAGCGTCGTGATCAACCCGTTCTTCGACTGGGCGAACGACCGGGCACCGCGCACCCCCTACCACCAGACCATCATCTACGAGGCGCACGTCAAAGGCATGACGCAGACGCACCCGGGCATCCCGCCCGAAATGCGCGGCACCTACGCCGGACTGGCGCACCCGGTGGTCGTGGACCACCTCAAGTCGCTGAACGTGACGGCCATCGAAGTGATGCCGGTCCACCAGTTCCTGCACGACCAGCGACTGCTGGAGCTGGGACTGCGGAACTACTGGGGATACAACACCTTCGGGTTCTTTGCGCCGCACAACGAGTACGCAGCCAACCGGCGGCCCGGCGGTGCGGTCGCCGAATTCAAGGCGATGGTGCGCTCGTTCCACGAGGCGGGCATCGAGGTGATCCTCGACGTGGTCTACAACCACACCGCCGAGGGCAACCACTTGGGGCCCACGCTCAACTTCCGCGGTATCGACAACGCCGCCTACTACCGGCTCGACGAAGCCGATCTGCGGCACTACACCGACTACACCGGAACCGGCAACAGTCTCAATGCCCGCCATCCCCACACCCTGCAGCTGATCATGGACTCGCTGCGCTATTGGGTGACCGAGATGCACGTCGACGGCTTCCGCTTCGATCTGGCCTCGACCCTGGCGCGCGAGCTGCACGACGTCGACCGACTGTCGGCGTTCTTCGATCTGGTGCAGCAGGACCCGGTGGTCAGTCAGGTCAAGCTCATCGCGGAGCCCTGGGATGTCGGCGAGGGCGGCTACCAGGTGGGCAACTTCCCCGGGCTGTGGACGGAATGGAACGGCAAGTACCGGGACACCGTGCGCGACTACTGGCGCGGCGAACCCGAGACGCTCGGCGAGTTCGCCTCCCGGCTCACCGGCTCCTCAGACCTGTACGAGGCCACCGGGCGCCGCCCCGGCGCCAGCATCAACTTCGTCACCTGCCACGACGGGTTCACGCTGGCAGACCTGGTGTCCTACAACGAGAAACACAACGAAGCCAACGGCGAAGACAACCGCGACGGCGAGAGTCACAATCGGTCGTGGAACTGCGGCGCCGAGGGCCCGACCGACGACCCGGCCATCCTGGCGCTGCGGGCGCACCAGGCCCGCAACATCATGGCGACCCTGCTGATCAGCCAGGGCACCCCGATGATCGCGCACGGTGACGAGATGGGCCGCTCCCAACGCGGCAACAACAACGTCTACTGCCAGGATTCCGAATTGTCCTGGATGGACTGGACTCTGCTCGAGCGCAACGCCGATCAGGTGGCGTTCACCCGCACCATGACCGCGTTGCGCACCGCGCACCCGGTTTTCCGCAGGCGCCGGTTCTTCGAGGGCAGACCGATCCGCGGCGGCGACGAGGTGCGCGACATCGCCTGGCTCACCCCGGCCGGCCATGAGATGACCCAGCAGGACTGGGGTAGCGAGTTCGGTAGGTGCGTCATGGTTTTCCTCAACGGCGAGGCACTGCCGGAGCCGGACGCGCGCGGTGCGCGGATCGTCGACGACTCCTTTTTGCTGTGTTTCAACGCCGCCGAGGAGCCCGTGGAGTTCGTCACGCCCAACGCCGACTACGCGCAGGTGTGGGCCGCGGTGATCGACACCGCCCATCCGGCCGGCAGCACCGAGCTGGTGGTCGACGCCGGCACGGCCCTGACGGTGCCGGGACGCTCGTTGACCGTCCTGTGTAAGAGCCGGTGA
- the ilvA gene encoding threonine ammonia-lyase IlvA, with product MSAEPRRSRASSRPGPLTAADIDAAAERIGGVVAATPLQRNDRLSALTGADVYLKREDLQSVRSYKLRGAYNLLVQLSDAELAAGVVCSSAGNHAQGFAYACRSLGVHGRVYVPAKTPKQKRDRIRYHGGDFIELIVGGATYELAAEAALADVARTGATLVPPYDDLRTMAGQGTIAVEILDQLGREPDLVVVPVGGGGCISGITTYLAERTATSAVLGVEPAGAASMLAALAAGELVSLDHVDQFVDGAAVRRAGALPFSVLSGAGDMVSVTAVDEGAVCTAMLDLYQNEGIIAEPAGALSVAGLLEAEVTPGSTVVCLISGGNNDVSRYGEILERSLVHLGLKHYFLVDFPQEPGALRRFLDQILGPGDDITLFEYVKRNNRETGEALVGVQLGSSADLDGLLERMRTSEIHVEPLEPGSPAYRYLL from the coding sequence GTGTCCGCCGAACCACGTCGCAGCCGAGCCAGCTCCCGCCCCGGTCCGTTGACCGCGGCCGACATCGACGCGGCGGCCGAGCGGATCGGCGGCGTGGTCGCAGCCACCCCGCTGCAGCGCAATGACCGGCTCTCCGCACTGACCGGTGCCGACGTGTACCTCAAGCGCGAAGACCTGCAGTCGGTGCGTTCCTACAAGCTGCGCGGTGCCTACAACCTGCTGGTCCAGCTCAGTGACGCCGAGCTGGCCGCCGGGGTGGTGTGCTCGTCGGCCGGCAATCACGCCCAAGGCTTCGCCTACGCCTGCCGGTCGCTGGGAGTGCACGGCCGGGTGTACGTGCCGGCCAAAACCCCCAAGCAGAAGCGGGACCGCATCCGCTACCACGGCGGCGACTTCATCGAATTGATCGTCGGCGGCGCCACCTACGAGCTGGCCGCCGAGGCGGCCCTGGCCGATGTGGCTCGTACCGGGGCCACGCTGGTTCCGCCCTACGACGACCTGCGAACCATGGCCGGCCAGGGCACCATCGCGGTGGAGATCCTCGACCAGCTCGGCCGCGAGCCGGATCTGGTGGTGGTGCCGGTGGGCGGCGGTGGATGCATCTCGGGCATCACCACCTACCTGGCGGAGCGGACCGCCACCAGTGCCGTGCTGGGCGTGGAACCGGCCGGCGCCGCCTCGATGTTGGCGGCGCTGGCCGCGGGGGAACTGGTGAGCCTGGATCATGTCGACCAGTTCGTCGACGGCGCGGCCGTCCGGCGGGCCGGGGCGTTGCCCTTCTCGGTGCTGTCCGGAGCCGGCGACATGGTGTCGGTGACCGCCGTCGACGAAGGCGCGGTCTGCACCGCGATGCTCGACCTGTACCAGAACGAGGGGATCATCGCCGAACCCGCGGGAGCCCTGTCGGTGGCCGGCCTGCTGGAGGCCGAGGTCACGCCCGGCTCGACGGTGGTCTGCCTGATCTCCGGCGGCAACAACGACGTCTCGCGGTACGGCGAGATCCTGGAACGCTCCCTGGTGCACCTGGGCCTCAAGCACTATTTTCTGGTCGACTTCCCGCAGGAACCGGGCGCTTTGCGGCGTTTCCTCGACCAGATCCTCGGGCCCGGCGACGACATCACGCTGTTCGAGTACGTCAAACGCAACAACCGCGAGACCGGTGAGGCTCTGGTCGGGGTGCAGTTGGGGTCGTCGGCCGATCTCGACGGGCTGCTGGAGCGCATGCGCACCTCGGAGATCCACGTCGAGCCGCTCGAGCCCGGCTCACCGGCCTACCGCTACCTGCTGTAA